The following is a genomic window from Streptomyces sp. NBC_01381.
CGGCGGGCGTGCTCGGCGCGGTCTTCGTGCCGCTCAACACCCGCCTCGCCGTCACCGAACTCGCCCACCAGCTCACCGACTCGGGCGCGGGAACCCTCGTCCACGCCCCGGCGTTCACCGAGGCCGCCGTCGAGCTGCGCGACCTCGTACCGACGATCCGTACGTACGTCGAAGTAGGCCCTGTTTACGAGGAGTTGCTCTCCACGGCCACGGCGGGCGCCGAACCACTCGACGAGCCGGTGTCCGGCGACGACGTCAGCATCATCATGTACACCTCGGGGACGACGGGCCGCCCCAAGGGCGCCATGCTCACCCACGCCAACCTCACCTGGAACGCCGTCAACGTCCTCGTCGACGCCGATCTCACCTCCGGCACCACCGCGCTCGTCACCGCCCCGCTGTTCCACACGGCAGGACTCAACATGCTGACCCTGCCGGTCCTCCTCAAGGGCGGCACCTGCGTCCTCGTGGAGTCCTTCGACGCGGACGCGACACTCGGCCTCGTCGAACGGCACGGCGTCACCGCGATGTTCGGCGTACCGACGATGTACGAGCAGATGGCGCGCCGCCCGCGCTGGCACACCGCCGATCTCACCTCGCTGCGTGTCCTGATGTGCGGCGGAGCCCCCGTCCCGGCCCCGCTCATCGCCGCGTACGCCGAGCGCGGACTCGCCTTCCAGCAGGGCTACGGCATGACCGAGGCTTCCCCCGGAGTGCTCTATCTGGACGCCGAGCACGCCGTCAGCAAGGCGGGCTCGGCCGGCGTACCGCACTTCTTCACCGACGTACGCGTGGTCCGCCCCGACCTCACGGAGACCGACGCCGGTGAAGCGGGCGAGGTCCTGGTGCGCGGACCCCATGTCATGCCTGGCTACTGGGGACTGCCGCAGGAGAGCGCGGCGGCCTTCGCCGACGGCTGGCTGCGCACCGGCGACGCAGCGCGCCGCGACCCCGACGGCTACGTCACCATCGCCGACCGCCTCAAAGACATGATCATCTCCGGCGGCGAGAACATCTACCCGGCCGAGGTCGAGAGCGCCCTGCTCGCCCACCCCGATGTCGTGGAGTGCGCCGTCATCGGCGTGCCCGACCCGAAGTGGGGCGAGGTGCCGCGCGCCGTGGTCGTCGCACGCGAGGGCGCCGCACCCGATCCGGACACGCTGCTCGCCTCGCTCACCGGTCGGCTCGCCAAGTACAAGATCCCGAAATCCCTGGTCGTCGCAGCCGAACTGCCGCGCACCGCCTCCGGGAAGCTCCTCAAGCCCGAGCTGCGCCGCCGCTACGGCAGCACACCCGCCACTCCCACCAACTCGCCACAGGAGAAGGCCATATGAGCAGCAGTACCCCCACCACGACCACCGTCAACGGCCTCGACGAGCTCAAGAAGCTCGCCGGAAGCGACCTCGGTGCCAGCTCCTGGATCGAGATCACCCAGGAGCGGATCAACACCTTCGCCGACGCCACCGACGACCACCAGTGGATCCACACCGACCCCGAGCGCGCGGCGCAGGGCCCCTTCGGCGCCCCGATCGCCCACGGCTACCTCACGCTCTCCCTCTTCATCCCCTTCTTCACCGAGCTCCTCGACGTCCAGGGCGTCACCACGAAGGTCAACTACGGCCTGGACAAGGTGCGTTTCCCCGCTCCCGTGCCCGCCGGATCGCGCATCCGCCTGGTCGCCCGCCTGGCCTCCGTCGACGAGGTGAGCGGCGGCGTGCAGATCGCCGTGGACGGCACCGTCGAGATCGAGGGCGCCGCCAAGCCCGCCTGCGTCCTGCGCAGCCTGTCCCGCTTCTACGTCTGACCACGAGGGGCCCACCATGCCT
Proteins encoded in this region:
- a CDS encoding MaoC family dehydratase; the protein is MSSSTPTTTTVNGLDELKKLAGSDLGASSWIEITQERINTFADATDDHQWIHTDPERAAQGPFGAPIAHGYLTLSLFIPFFTELLDVQGVTTKVNYGLDKVRFPAPVPAGSRIRLVARLASVDEVSGGVQIAVDGTVEIEGAAKPACVLRSLSRFYV
- the menE gene encoding o-succinylbenzoate--CoA ligase; the encoded protein is MRNEGIGSWPARRARKTPHRTAFRYEDTTTSYAELHTRTTQLARALRESGVRRGDRIAYLGANHPAFLETLFAAGVLGAVFVPLNTRLAVTELAHQLTDSGAGTLVHAPAFTEAAVELRDLVPTIRTYVEVGPVYEELLSTATAGAEPLDEPVSGDDVSIIMYTSGTTGRPKGAMLTHANLTWNAVNVLVDADLTSGTTALVTAPLFHTAGLNMLTLPVLLKGGTCVLVESFDADATLGLVERHGVTAMFGVPTMYEQMARRPRWHTADLTSLRVLMCGGAPVPAPLIAAYAERGLAFQQGYGMTEASPGVLYLDAEHAVSKAGSAGVPHFFTDVRVVRPDLTETDAGEAGEVLVRGPHVMPGYWGLPQESAAAFADGWLRTGDAARRDPDGYVTIADRLKDMIISGGENIYPAEVESALLAHPDVVECAVIGVPDPKWGEVPRAVVVAREGAAPDPDTLLASLTGRLAKYKIPKSLVVAAELPRTASGKLLKPELRRRYGSTPATPTNSPQEKAI